DNA from Macrobrachium nipponense isolate FS-2020 chromosome 29, ASM1510439v2, whole genome shotgun sequence:
TCGTATACAGTTGTCTGGAATTCTTGTCAGTAGGCTGGGGCCGATCCACGGACCGAGCAGATGTGAGCCAAGCTCTTTACTTACTCTGCATTTCAGAGAATCTACattaggagataaaaaaaaataatttaagcctTAGCTTAATTAAGTACTTCACCCAGTGGTAAACTTTTGGCCAAAGAAATAATTATGTAGATGAAGGTATTCCCAAACCGTGGTAACTTATTGCATTAGCTCTGAAATTCTAGTTTTATTACGTAAAGTATGCGTGGTGTACTCGACACAGAAGGACAATATTGATTTCTGTAGCCTTTGGCATTCACTGGTTTTGCCATTCTACTTAACCCGCTAATTTCTGTAGCGTCAATACATTTCTAAGGAATTTTCTTGAAATTCCTCTTAGTCTTCTACTATCCGGCTAGAGGAGATTTCTTGGTGAGAAAATCGACCGATATGTTTCGGTTGAAGTTCGTAATCGCTGGAAATCTGATAAAGACGAAAGACCAACCTCATGgatcaagaaataaatatttatttaatggcACAAGATCGCGCTCCTGTCACTTCGAAACACTGTCATGGGGGAAACGAACGAAGAAACTCAAACTCCAGACGGACCAGGGAAATCAGTAAGTAGGGGCAGCGTAGGCGAGGCGTGGTCTGTATGAAGGAACAAGAGTAGGCTTATACTTAGGCGTTGGTGGATAGAAGGCTTCTCCCTGGTAAGAGACCTCGGCCACAAGACCGTTTCCGTTGTCGTAGTACGTGACGGTCTGGATGCGGCCGTCGGGAAGGTGGACTCTGTAGCGGCCTTGGGTCTTGTAGCCGTCGCGGGATTCTTCGTGGGCGAAGTTGGCTCCAGAATACCCGTCGGCGACGCCGTAGTTGAACTTGTAGTTGGGTGGTACCTGGTGGAAGTTAGCGAAGGTTATTAATACTCATGGTAATCATTATGCGTCTAGTGAAGTCAAACCATGTATCATTTTGGGGTATGTTAATCTCCTTAATGAACCAAAcacaaacttctttcagttttgttctgaagattggaaaagaaacccataaaatcCCTGTGTACAACGTGTTTAATTTTgagtatttacactttattttactccacactcgagtactttcatctcttgaaaatgggccacagatagggcctgaaagtactcgagtgtggagtaaaataaagggtaaatactcataaataaacacgttatatacaatgattttgtgggtttctttttcaatctcctTAATGTTCACTTGGTAATCATATCGATGATAGTATGTTGCTTGATGTTTAGGTATTTCCGATATGTCTCTTGTTTCTCAACAGACTCTTGATAATTATGTATAGCGTTGTATTAGTTGTATGTATTAGTTGTTTAATAATAGTTAggctgactttccaccctctcctaacacttgattcatagtggaactgctttgaggttttcctcttgttatacccctcagacattttactgtcaatttccacctcagcgctgaatgacctcataggtcccagtgcttggtctttggcttaaattctacattcaactcCACTTATCTGTTTTCCTTGGTGCCTTCAGAAGAAAGAGGAACTCCCTTAAAATTTCCAtctcaaaatatttaaataaaatgtgaCATCAAAGTTTGAAAATATACCGGAAAGATGTCGCTTTTGTAAATGATGTAATGAAGCGTGCATTCAAAAATCCtgctcaaacaaacaaacaaggtagTACTTACATCAGGATACACTGGTTCCCTGTAGGAGACAGGAGCGTGGTATACCGGGGCCGGGGGAGCGTAAGTCGGAGGAGCACTGTAGACACGGGCCCTGTCTGCTGTGGCCAGAACCAACACTGACGAGACAAAGAGGGCGACCTGTTTTGTAAAGACCAGACAAAGAAAACTCGTTACTGGAGGCTCTTGGGTTCATCCGTGATacagggtaaacaaccgagtggactagctgcggccaccCTAACCGTGTTCGGGCCCActttcagaaaaagtactttgaaacgtcctgacaccggagatgggcatcagtcaccagtctcatgtctcgaggtgttgcCCCAACGAcctatgactcgtgactggtgcctaTCTCCGGTGCCAGGACGTGTTAAAggactttttctgaaggtgggtccgatCACGGTTAGGTtggccgcagctagtccactcagttgtttaccctagtcAAATAAACACTGACGAAAGTTCTCGAGCATCAAAATAAACAATTCTGTATAGAAAAAGGTAGAAGTCCTTCTCCGTGCCTTGAGTGACATGATGCTCGGTTGATAGTCGGGTAGAAGAGAGCTCGTTGCCCAGCCGAATGAGAGGGGTACACTAAGTGCCTGTATAGATCGCATACCAACTTTATATATAACCCCGGGACGGACTGCTTTCGCCTTCAACCATAGCCAAAGGTCATATTGATCCAGATGCTTAATTAGGTGATGAAGCAGTTAGCAACAAATCATATGTATCCGGTTATCAGCATTAATGGTTTCAGTTGATAATCACCTGCACGCAACAGGTGTTCGGTTCGTTATGGGAACTGCTTACAATGCTATGATTAAGAGTTGTTGCAACTTAAGCGTCGAATTTGATGCTGAAATGTAATTGAAACTCGCTTATAGTTGCATGTGATATCTGTTGTAACAGATACAGTAAGTGGCGAGGcggttgggggagggaggggggcggcGGTGATGAAGTGTactatgaaatgaggtacagctAGATTGCAATTTAAAACTGTGCAGTTGTACTCATACGCGCAACGTATGTACTAAAGATTATGCACAACGAAAAAGTCAGTCACAAGGTTATGATAAAGCTTTATTATTTTGGAATAATTTTGACGGGCAATAAATGAATTTTGGTAAGTGATTAAACTCAATTTTATATCATGAATAACTAAcgcttatttttactattttggaTGTATCTGTCCGTGGATGCTTTCCCTCTGAAGCCCTGGTTTTCTCATCGGGTTGGTTATCTTGAAAAAATAATCTAGCATGGAGGGAGTAAAAGATCTATGCCTAACCTACAACTTATACAAGCGTTGAAAGCTTACAATGGCAGGAAACTGAAGTGTACAGAGCGTTGTGCAACGGGAAATTATGAATAAAGTTAATCTTCACAAAACAACAGCCTTCTGTCGAGACAGTAGCTTGAGTTAGTTGTCGGTATAATTTGTTAAATGAGGTGACTTACCCAGAGATAGTTCATTTTTGGGAGAGAAGACGACTCGATTAAGATGGTTTTTACGTTAAATTGTCAACAATAAACGGATTTCTGTCGGAAgctcgagcgcctcagtggcgtgatcggtatggtcttggccagccacctcggtggccgtgagttcgattctcgggcatttcattgaggagtttaaggtgtgtatttctgttgatagaagttcactctcggcgtggttcggaagtcacgtaaagccgttggtcccgttgctgaataaccactggttccatgcaacgtaaaaacaccatgcaaacaaacagatTTCTGTCGGAAGCTCATCATTGTGAGAACTTTTCTTTCGCCCTTCTTTCATTGCTTGACTATCACTCCTGCCTGCGGGCCGGGTGTGGGACtttaccttccttccttcataaGACAAATCATCGTTGGAAATTAAAAGATTCCATCATAACGCTATAATGGATCTCAAGGGAAGGCTAcgcgcctcagcggtgtggttggtatggtattagcgtcccacctcggtggtcgcggctTCGATTCTCCGCCaattcattgaggagtgagagatgtgtatttctggtgatagaagttcactctcgacgtcgttcggaagtcacgaaaagccgttggtcccgttgctgaataaccactggttccatgcaacgtaaaaacaccatacaaacaaacaaaaatttgtaaCCGTATCGTCAGAGTAAGACCACCTTGAtgtgttgtttgagattaagctggccttatgccaactcgggctcttgctcctagagcagcccgtagacttTATGCGACTAATAACTGAAATCCTCCggaagggggtagtgccgtcatacACCACATtgcaaggttctttgcagggtttttttactctacctccgttcagattctctttcttccatcttactttccaccctctcctaacggttGTTGCATAGTACAGCTGCCAGGTTACCATTTTGAAAtttttctactctcagtttccctttcagcgctaaattACTTCATAGGTCCgagcgcttggcctaaattctatgttctataTAATTGAAGTTTTCTATATAATTGAAATCATGATAAAACTTTAAGTTGAAATGCAAACTACTTGGCTTAAACAATGTAAACTTCGTAGGGGggggggtagtaccgtcagtgtacctcacgaggtgcactgtaggcattactgaaggttttttgcagcgttccttcagcccccagctgcaaccccctacattcactttactgtacctccattcagatTATCTGtcttccaccttgctatccaccctctcctaacaataatttaatagcgcaatgcgaggttttcctcctgttacagacctcataggtcccagtgcttggcctttggccttactCCATATTACATTCAATTAAACAATGTAAATAGGGTTCACAAAATTCTCGTGGGATTAGACGACAAAATATCTTTTAACTCGATTGACTGAAGTCCCCCATTCTACAAGTGATCTGTTactttttaaattctctctctctctctcattgattattaattaattagaaCCTTGTTGCAACGCTATATCATCAGAGGAGAATCTATGGAGTGTTTACTGTAGGTAAATATATCTGACCACTTTGCAGAAACGGGAACAGTTGTGTTGATTTTATCTCTGCAATCATGTCTAGCAGAGGACAAAAAGCTttccagtggcgtggtcggtatggcgctggcgtaccacctcggtggccgcgagttctattctcgggcattccattgaggtgtgagtgatgtgtatttctggtgatagaagttcactctcgacgtggttcggaagtcgcgtaaagtcgttggtcccgttgttgaataaccacgggttctatgcaacgtaaaaacaccatataaacaagcaGAGGACAGCGAGAGAAGTGGCATGTCATATAGCATTAATAACTGTCTGTGGTATAAGGTTAGTTACATTCCCAGCTGCGTCATCAGCCAGCTTGAGCGTGACACCTGTGAGGCCATTACTTACATAGTACTTATTGTTAGTAGTCAGGCATTCGGATTGCTTGGTTTGGTGGTGGTAGCTTATTTTGCTTTTCtataaagaatatttaaaattccctttcttgatccattttctttgatttatgtTGAGATTAACGCTTACCTTCAAGGCTTTGAAACTCTGCGtccgttttcttttattcatatttcccaTAGGGGGGATCATCGTATcagggggtaatgccgtcagtgcacctcattcggtgcaagttggcattactaaaggttctttgcagcgacccttcggcccctagttgtaactactttcattccttttactgtacctccattcataatctttcttccatcttactgtctaccttttcctaacaattgtttcattgtgcaactgcgaggttttcgtcctgtaacacctttcaaaccttttatcgTCAATTTCCGTTActggcaatttccgtttcagcgctgaatagccatagttgccccagtgcttggcataatgccaaaaatctatatcaaAACCAAATCCCATGGGGGGTAGAGCCGCCAGTCCACCTATAGGTTCGTTGCAgcttccctttcattccttctaccgcgcctccattcatattccatggtgcaattgcaaggttttcctcctgttaaaaccttcaaacctacctactcacTTTCCTGtcctgcgctgaatgacctcatagtgcTTGGCCCtaggcctaaactctatattccattctttGATTCTTTGTAACGGTTTAAGGTTTTGAAAATCACTCTCTGCTtccgttttcttttattcttgttgAGCGTAACGTACAGAGTAGGTCTATCGCGTCCTTCTGGGCGTAACTGGTCTGTCTgtcccttctttctcttgtatccGTCCGTCAGTGGGCTGCTGCAAATGGCTTGGTGATCCAGAATGGTAGGATAGGTTGTTAAACTGCCCTTGCCCGTTCATAACTCGAGATTATTTCCTATCTTGGGTAGTTATTGTAAAAGAGCCAATTTtactatttgttttcttggcactccGGGATTGAAGATTGTTGAAGTTTATGAAGATTATCCCCTTCTGAGGCCTGTATGCCGTCTTTCCTTAATGCTCTGTTTCTTCTGCCTCTGTAtggttgttttgcttgttgttCTGGCTGACTTCCCCCTTTTATATGAGAGGAAATGGAATGTATAGCTGGTTTGTAGTCATTTCCCTTTTGATATGATCTGAGTTTGGTATAGGGAATTTGAAGTCAACATTTCTCGAGCTTTGATCACCAAAGTAAGTGTAACAGAATTATTCACACATCTCGTCtttagagggagagaaagatccttattgtccttttttttttttttttaaccgagttgcttgttattttccattcaattttttatttcaagaggCAGGTCTATCCTTCTTTgtcattttcctcttattttttttaacctagcATCTTAGACATTAGGTACTACTCATCCCCGTTGGCTTTTGGGTGACATATGAAAGTGTTTTATCTTATCTGGGGTTACGGCACTCATTGGGAAGTATTGAATGATCCCGAACAAAGATTACTTGTTTAATCGCATATAGTAAGGACGAAATGTTTTGAACCTCCTTTACTCTTTGATAGTCATTCAAGCCTGCAAACTGTTCATATATAAGGTATACTTACAGAATTCTGAAAATCAAACGCTAATTCGTAGTTCTCGTATTTTTGGCTATTTATCGTTGGAGGGCTAAAACGAGTTATCGTTTACTTATGTTAAATCTCGTTCCTTCATATATACGAGTACCATTGTATTGtataaacacatgcacacactcattatatatatatatatatatatatatatatatatataatatatatatatatatatatatatatgtgtgtgtgtgtgtgtgtgtgtgtgtttgcatgtgtatatatacatatatatacatatatatacagagaggtAGAGGGAATCGGTAtttgggggaagggaagggatgaAAAGAGGGTATTAGAAAGGCTAACATCCTCTTCTCGTGGAAATGATGGGAACAAGAACAGCTGACTTCTTCAGTCTCCCGCGTTGGAGGAAACGGCTGCTGACTTGATTAATAATTTCCTATCAATAATTCACTACAAGGAGAAGTTAAAAGACCATTTTACACAAAATATAGCTTTAATAGCACGCTCACAGGTGTCATATTCACAAGATAAATAGAGACGAGGGCCTGGAACAGAAGGACAGGAAAATTCGGCGGGTCATCGATTTGCTTTACGCGTATGTCGGAGCGGGGGCGTGGTACCTTGGGGCGGGTTGATAGGAGGGGGATGGGCCGTAGGCAGGGGTATCTGGGTACTGGGCCTCTCCCTTGTAAGTCACCTCGGCGACGAGGCCGTCGCCATTGTCGTAGTAAGTGACGGTCTGGATGCGTCCGTCGGGGAGGTTGACGGTGTAGCTGCCCTGGGTGTTGTAGCCGTCGCGGGACTCGCTGTGGCCGAAGTTGGCGCCGGAGTAGTCGTCGGCGACGCCGTAGTTGAAGGTGTACTTGGGGGGTTcctgaagaagtagaagaagggaTTAACCTTTGACAAGGGATAACGAATATCGCTGCGTTAGCTGACACATGAATGAATGTAAATGTATATTCAATGTGATATGTGCGTTTACTTTTCGTTCCTGGAAATGCGCTAACGTACATGAAAATCATTTGCATGATAGACATGTTCATCCTTGCTCGAGTagcactcgctctctctctctctctctctctctctctctctctctctctctctctctctgtgtgtgtgtgtgtgtgtgtgggaaactCGTTTTTGCTGTAAGCCGAGAGTCTGTTTAAATATCCATGACACTTGAGAAAAGCACAAGCACCTACACCGTGGCCACACCTACACCCCGTATCACTGACCTAAATATTTCCTAGGAGTCCTGGCACTGATGAGGTAACTTGATTAGTTACGCTACGAAACATAATTTTGAGATATTCGCTGCGGAAGTCGAAGATTAGACTGTACAATTTGCAGGGAAAACATTCTATAGGCGCCACGCCTTTTTCATTCGTTATAGCTCTTAGAtcataatatttatgaaaaatattttactcttctcttttttttgcaAGTATTTTGTAAGGGAGAAAGTTAAGGAGAATATTAAGTGGAAGGATATTAAAGAATGATATTTATAACtatgataattttaaaaatctgacagaatgaaagtttttttttttttaccagcattTTGTAGGAGAGTAAGTCAAGGAGAACATTAAAGAGAAAGATAGTAAAGAATCATATTTATAACTATGATATTTTTGAAAATCTAACAGaatgaaaaaatcaaatacaaGATCTAGAGGAATTTTACATAAGCTTGTGGTCTTTAATAATATGAACTCGTGTCAGGAAATTTGTGACCACTTTGGAAATATCTGCGGACCATAGTGAATTTAGTGACCACTTACTTTTTTCTTACCATTTCTCTATTGCCTGCATTGAAGTATATTTATTGTAACCACTTCTGGGGATCCCTGAGTTGAAACAATGAATTCTTCGACCACTTATCGTATGGGTTTTTGTGACCACTAATTTTCTTCCATGGGAAATGTTGTGATTACTCATGAAAGGACTTTTGCGACCACATACGGGGATTCTGTGACTTGCGACCACTTAacttttttcatctttatgtCCTTCTCACCTGTAAGGGACGAAACTTACGTCAGGATATGCTGGTTCCTTGTAGGAGACGGGGGCAGAGTATCTTGGTGCAGGAGGCGCGTAGGCGGGAGGGGCACCGTAGGCTGGTGGCAGCTCGGCAGAGGCCAAGGCGATCCCGCAGGCGACGACGACGAGGGTAATCTGAAGCAAAGGGTGTTCGAGTATTCGCGAGTTTTTAACTGTTAAATGTAGTGTTTCACTAAATTATAAATAGGTAGTCTTGCAGAGAAAGAATTTAAAGATATTAGAATATTTaggaaattataattttgtttcttatagataaatgaatagaaaaaactaCAAGAATTGCAGAGAACTTGGTGCAATCTTAAACACTGAATTTACCATGGTAACCACAGAGGTACTGACGAAAATTACGTTAAGTCGCATTCTAATGTTAGTCTATAATCTTGTTGATGCAACTGTTAACAATTGTTATTAGAAATACTATTACATTAAAACTTATTAACACTAATCTACCTCGAGGAGCACAGGCAAATTTTCAGGGCTTAAATTTTTCGTAAGAGGCTGAAAATAAGATATTCTTTCGGCAATCACAAGAACTTCATAATCTTGAATAAACTTGGAATTTACTCGTATTTCAGATTTTATGTGACCTACGGAAATGTcaacgatttttttattttatgactattattattattattttttctttctcgggTGGTGTAAAACGTGAAATATAGGGCGAATCGAAAATAGCAGACTTTAGACAAAATGTTATGTGAACACAGCGAATGAAAACGGAACCTGCACATCGAGAAAATAAAAAGCACATTAGAAAGAAAACGGAAACCACAACTCGCGAAATTTCAGCACGGCCAAACAAAAAACGGGAGAGAAGatatatagtactgtatataCCTGGAGAGACATGGCGTTCGTTTGATGATGACAGGCATTGCGCGTCAGCCTTTATATATACCTCAGActttcgctcctcctcctcctcctcttccacctccccaactatcaccctcgcACCTTCAATTACTGCTAAAGGTCGCGCATGATTAGATGATTAGCGTTCGCGACTCGAGGTGACGCAATCACTGCTTGAAGTTGCGCTGCTTCAATTTGCTTTGGTACACCGGAAAATGCTTTCAAGATGTTTTGGGTGTCTGTAAGTGCCCTTCAGTTACCTGTGGGTGATAGGGGCACAGTTTAAATTGGTAAATTAATGATAGGAAGTTTGTGGAATATGGACGTAGCGTATGAAACTCTTCACAGGATATGAATTTACGTCTTGTTTAATTGTTCATGCCACAAATTCACACACGTATAcatgtgtatgcatttatatgtatatatatatatatatatatatatataatatatatatatataatgtatgtgtatgtgtatattataatatatgtatatgtattatatatatatacatgcgtatatatatgtatgtatattatattataatatatataatcacagttaatatacatacgtatatatatatatatatatacatatatatacatatatatatatatatattataagtatatatatatatatatatatatatatatatatatatatatatatatatatattatatatatacacacatatatgaaaggCTGTCCAGTCCAGTGGTGAGGCAACTCGCTCACTAGCAAGCTCCTGGGTTTAATTAAGGGAAAATTTACATAATAGGCAAATGTGCGTCCGTTCGTTGCCCCTTAATAGGAAGAATCAGGTGCCTGATAATAATTGACCAGGTTATGTCACAACCAGGTTGGAGAGGAGAGGAGTGCTTATGGTTAATAACCGTATCTGTAATGATATTATGGGAACCGGAAGCTTAAGCTTAAGACCTCCTGTACCACAGctcccaatgatatatatatatatatatatattatatatatatatatatatatatatatatatatatatatatgttatatatatctatatatatatatatatgatatatatatatatatatatatatatatatatatatataattgcaagtaTAATTCAGACTTTCTATCGCATTCCATATTAAGTTATGGCGAAGGTCGATCTTGACACTAGAGCCGTGGTTGAAATATCACCTCTTCAGAGAGCAGTAGTAACTATAGATAATATTAAGCCAGCACCCTGTATTTTGGTCCCCTTTCTAGTTTAGACCCTCCTCTTAGCTTTCGGCTGTTTAGAGAGTAATCCTGCATAGTTCTCTATTTTCATACTTTTCTCACGGTCAGCTTCAGTGGTGACCTACATTCAGTTTTGTCactgttatagttttttttttttttttttttttttttttacttttcaagatTTTGTGAAGCAATGAGACTTTTTTTTCAAGTGCCAGATCGTCGAAGCATTGTGCACAGTCAACCGACGGTAGACTTGCGCCTTCCATCTATCTACTTTATAAGCATCTCTGAGTCCAGATTATAGTTAGTCTTTCGTGGAGTATCCCTTATTTTAAAccacttcaaactttcctttgaTAATCGACTTGTCTAATAATGCTACCAGTAATTTATTATAAatctcttggctaattttttgaTAAGTATCATTTTGGCCATTGCTCTGAGGATCTTCATGACTATTTAGCCGCTACTTCGTCGACCGTGTTATTTTTGTGTAATTGATTTGAATTATCgatgtagggggtagtgccgtcagttcacctctttcattccttttactctacctccattcatattctctttcttccatctttttatccaccctctcctaacaattgttttatggagcacatttcagacctttctactctacctactttccctttcagctccgaatgacctcatagatcccagcgctatgactttggcctaaattctttgtaTTCCGTATAACTAACTGGTGGTCACCATACGACCGATGTTCTTCCTACTTGGGTTGTATCTTATCCTTGTACTATAGCGTTTTGCGTGTTTAAAGTTTTAGCATACTTTCTTATActctaatttatttttgttttttgttttttattagtttgtttttgtGATATTGTTAATTATACATATTGGTTTACCACTCGTATGtaaattttgatttattgtttttttgataACCGAAAGTCTTGTCTTGTCATTCAAAGTATGTTTTCTTCGttgttttcatttgtatatttaaGGTAAGTTCATGGCTTTCCGGTTCGTTCTTTAAGAATGCATGCTATTAAAAATATTAACGATACGTTAAAAACGTAAGCCTCTGCATTTTCACAGAGGCTAAGAGTCGGTAAGCCACTCGATCGTAATTCCTTCCTACCATTCACTTCCAGAAGGAGAAATTCTCTATTTTCCTCCGTGTTTCCTGAATCTTATAACGTGCTGGCTTGGAAGAGACAGGTTTCTCACCTTTTGAGAATGAATATTCACGACGGACTTTTTCGACAGCCGAGCAGGTCTCGTATCTTGACCGTAAAAGATTACGTTTTCCCATAAATGGCGATAATTGAGAAAGCCACGCTGGGAAGGAGGACGTAAATAGAAATGACGTTTGCCCTTCAaatgtttttcttctctctctctctctctctctctctctctctctctctctctctctctctcctgtgcacTGTTTAGAAGTCTGTTTGATCGTGATTTCAATGGTAAGTCCCCAAGCTCCTCTAAATAGAATGGAAAAAGCGCGTTCATTATGTCGTGGCGAAATGTTTCGAGACGTCCAAATTGTTGTGTTTGTCTCTTCGATGGCAGTGACCTTCCGAACAACACCCTGTGCTTTTCTTGGGTTTCTTTAGTCATTAGCGTCTCTTTTACATTGTCACGTTCGGGGTCTTCCCGTGTCTCTCGCCGCCCgaattcctctctttttcttcttcttcttcttcgtcttcttcttcttctgcattcttgaggaattggaatttgaggCCAGAAAAAGTTCACGGTCGGGCTGTGTGTAGTACATCTCGCACGAAATTGTCGAGTGTGTTGAATCATTCATGGGCTGATACTGGGCATGTGTATAGTTTGTGATGTGCATTTTTTCGGTGTTGTGTTCTGCTTTTGTTGAACGTCTTATCAGTCATCCATTCCATGCAGATTAGCGGATCGTAATCGCCCTGCAGTCGTGAACTCTTGTAAGAAGTTATGGATTCCTCTATAGTGAAAAAGTACGCAAGTCCATGCGCTTTTATAAAGCATGCATGTAAAAATGGtcggaaaaaaaacattttgaacggaattatgcatataaaatatttaatacatatctTACAAgaagaatgaaatttttttttcattatatctattctgTGATACCGCTTGTCTTGAACACGAAGCTGAAATTAAATTTGACAAGGTATGAAATATTGCCTTTCTGTCCATTCGGTTTGCTCTTATCCGTAGTTTAGTGAAGAATGTTAACTCAAACTTTATTTAGAAACTGATAAGAAAAAGTTGTGAGAATTCTTAAATTCTGCTAAGTCAGAGGAACATAGGAAGTCAAACTTGGGACCTCAATGTAAAATATTCATTCAAgcaaaatttacat
Protein-coding regions in this window:
- the LOC135205943 gene encoding cuticle protein 7-like translates to MSLKVALFVSSVLVLATADRARVYSAPPTYAPPAPVYHAPVSYREPVYPDVPPNYKFNYGVADGYSGANFAHEESRDGYKTQGRYRVHLPDGRIQTVTYYDNGNGLVAEVSYQGEAFYPPTPKYKPTLVPSYRPRLAYAAPTY
- the LOC135206156 gene encoding cuticle protein 7-like, encoding MSLQITLVVVACGIALASAELPPAYGAPPAYAPPAPRYSAPVSYKEPAYPDEPPKYTFNYGVADDYSGANFGHSESRDGYNTQGSYTVNLPDGRIQTVTYYDNGDGLVAEVTYKGEAQYPDTPAYGPSPSYQPAPRYHAPAPTYA